The following proteins come from a genomic window of Misgurnus anguillicaudatus chromosome 10, ASM2758022v2, whole genome shotgun sequence:
- the trpv6 gene encoding transient receptor potential cation channel subfamily V member 6 — protein sequence MLDEDTKIWTTDQSLNSMESFWSDTPPETMTPAISRTAAGEINHWWSQLKFRLQHRKGWNEMLDETFLMQTKRENDIPLFSATKENNAACIKKLLDCSTTNIFERGELGETALHVAMMNDNFEAAVALMDGAPELINEPMTSELFQGLTALHIAAVNQNVNLVRELISRGADVTAPRVTGMYFRKRRGGLLYFGEHILAFASCVGNEEIISMLIKAGANIRAQDSLGNTALHLLVLQPNKTTACQIFDMLMMRDAEMDHAVPLDMIPNYRGHTPFKLAAKEGNLVAFQHLVNRRRVIQWSLGPLSSNLYDLTEIDSRGDNLSVLEIIVSSQKKEARKILELTPVQQLVRLKWNIYGKHYFRFLMLVYLVYISIFTVCCIYRPLKDLPENYTLADNDKTIKMQKTFMENYQTHADHTRLIGEISSVIGAIIILLLEIPSILRVGAKRYFGQSALGGPFHVTLVCYACLVVILCVQRVSGLDGEAVVMAWSLVLGWSNVMYFARGFEMLGPYVIVIQKTIFGDLTKFMWLSLIFLIGFSSALWMVYMTQSPDAIPAYRSFPISLFSQFELSIGLIDLPVDHTIYTHPVVHCLHVCFSVVSYILLFNLLIAMMSDTQWRVTQERDELWRVQVVATTLMLERRFPLCLWPRLGVCGLSYGLGERWYLRVEDRNDPLVQKLRRYINAFSRDDESGKKEENDPSQTNSVEEIKHMPRRKPNKCWQLIRQSIESEKEENVDCTDIKNV from the exons ATGTTGGATGAGGACACAAAAATATGGACCACGGATCAATCTCTAAACTCCATGGAG tCTTTTTGGTCAGACACTCCTCCAGAGACAATGACACCAGCCATCTCCAGAACGGCTGCAGGGGAGATAAACCATTGGTGGAGTCAACTTAAATTCCGCCTTCAGCACAGGAAAGGATGGAACGAAATGTTAGACGAGACCTTTCTCATGCAGACCAAGAG AGAAAATGACATTCCCCTGTTTTCCGCCACTAAGGAAAATAATGCTGCATGCATTAAGAAGCTTCTTGACTGTTCAACAACAAATATCTTTGAGAGAG GTGAGCTGGGAGAGACGGCTCTGCATGTTGCTATGATGAATGATAATTTTGAAGCTGCAGTGGCATTAATGGACGGTGCACCAGAGCTCATTAATGAGCCAATGACATCTGAACTTTTCCAAG GTTTGACTGCACTTCACATTGCTGCAGTGAATCAAAATGTCAACTTAGTCCGAGAGTTGATATCTAGAGGAGCTGACGTTACAGCACCAAGGGTCACAGGCATGTACTTTCGCAAAAGAAGAGGAGGGCTTCTGTATTTTG GTGAACATATCCTGGCATTTGCTAGTTGTGTgggaaatgaagaaataatctCAATGCTAATAAAGGCTGGTGCTAATATTCGGGCACAGGATTCCTTGG GTAATACCGCCCTGCATTTGTTAGTGTTGCAGCCCAATAAAACAACAGCGTGTCAGATTTTTGATATGCTTATGATGCGAGATGCGGAAATGGACCACGCTGTTCCTCTAGACATGATTCCCAACTACAGGGGACACACACCATTCAAACTCGCTGCTAAAGAGGGCAACCTTGTG GCTTTCCAGCACTTGGTCAACCGCAGACGGGTTATTCAGTGGAGTCTGGGGCCGCTGTCCTCCAACCTTTATGACCTCACTGAGATTGACTCCAGAGGCGACAACCTTTCTGTACTTGAGATTATTGTCAGCAGTCAGAAAAAAGAG GCTCGGAAGATTCTCGAGTTGACTCCAGTACAACAGCTTGTTAGGCTGAAGTGGAATATTTACGGGAAACATTACTTCAG GTTTTTGATGCTGGTGTACCTGGTGTACATTAGTATATTTACTGTGTGTTGCATATACCGCCCCCTTAAGGATCTTCCTGAGAATTACACACTGGCAGACAATGACAAAACCATAAAGATGCAAAAGACCTTCAT gGAGAATTATCAAACGCATGCAGATCACACACGTTTAATTGGAGAGATTTCCAGCGTCATAGGGGCCATCATAATTCTGCTGTTAGAG ATTCCCAGTATTTTGAGAGTGGGGGCCAAACGCTACTTTGGCCAAAGCGCTCTTGGAGGACCTTTCCATGTCACTCT GGTTTGCTATGCATGCCTGGTTGTGATTCTGTGTGTTCAGAGGGTGAGTGGATTGGACGGAGAGGCTGTGGTGATGGCCTGGTCTCTGGTTCTCGGTTGGTCCAACGTGATGTACTTTGCCAGAGGTTTTGAAATGTTGGGGCCTTACGTCATTGTGATTCAGAAG acGATATTTGGAGACTTGACAAAGTTCATGTGGTTGTCCCTCATATTTCTCATTGGATTCTCTTCGG CCTTGTGGATGGTATACATGACTCAAAGCCCTGACGCTATACCAGCATACCGCTCTTTCCCCATCAGCTTATTTTCTCAGTTTGAATTAAGTATTGGATTGATTGATCTGCCAGTGGACCACACTATCTACACCCATCCAGTCGTGCACTGTCTCCATGTCTGCTTCAGCGTGGTCTCCTACATCCTCCTGTTCAATCTCCTCATCGCCATGATGAGTGACACGCAATGGAGGGTCACCCAGGAACGTGATGAACTCTGGCGGGTCCAG GTAGTGGCCACTACTTTGATGCTGGAAAGAAGGTTTCCACTGTGTCTTTGGCCAAGGTTGGGCGTCTGCGGTCTTTCTTATGGGCTTGGTGAACGCTGGTACCTCCG GGTGGAGGATCGCAATGACCCATTGGTACAAAAGTTGAGGCGCTATATCAATGCATTTTCCAGGGATGATGAATCGggaaaaaaagaggaaaatgaTCCATCGCAAACAAATTCTGTTGAGGAAATCAAGCACATGCCCAGAAGGAAGCCAAATAAATGCTGGCAGCTTATTCGCCAGAGTATAGAAAGTGAAAAGGAAGAAAATGTGGATTGCACAGATATTAAGAATGTCTGA